GTTTGGCAAACAAAAGAATAGAACTCACACATacaagccaaacaaaaagTTGTACGTTCATAGGTGACTGAAGATGTCATTTTCAATCTTCGGTGAGATAACTTAATGCTCTAAATATAGCTTGGTCGGATTAGCCTTGACTCAAATATACTTCGTAATACAGTAGTATAACTTTGTTCCAAAATTCCTGATCAATGTTCATGCATGATCTAGCACTCATTCACTCAGTGTCAAAAACAGTTTGGCAACCCGAAGAATAACTCACACATACAAGCCAAATTCCATCTAATCGATCTTATACTTCATGCCAACCTGCAGTGTCTTGGCATAATCGATCTTCAGTGTTGAGCAGCTGGACCTGAAGTTCTTCTGCAGGAACCGGTAGAGCTCCAGGACGAACCTCTTGAACCAGCCAAGCCCTTCGCCCGCCGTCAGGATGGTCCTCCCGATGACGATGCCGACCCCTCTCCTCCGCGCGAGCTCCATCATCTCGgcttcctcgtcgccgccgacgccggcggcctccCTGAGCGCGGCCACCACGGACTCCAAGAGCTCGTCCCCTTCCAAGTCCTGCTTGTCCATGTACCCGTACTGCACCACGGATCTGTACACCCCCGCGGGCAGCGGCTCGTcgtccgccgctgccgcgggcgGCGCCAGGAGGAACCGCTCCTCGGGGAGCACCGACCTCACGTGCAGCGTCCTGACGGTGAcgaacagcagcagctcgcgGAGGCACCCAGTGTGTTCGGCGTAATGCCGCACGATGGGGGGCACGCCGTTCATGAGGTCCGTGAAGAAGAAGCACACCCCGGGGACGCGCGCGCACCTGGCCACGATGGAGGCGAGCTCGGGGCCGGCGATCATGTGGGACGCCTCGTActcgctcttcttcttcctgccgtAGGTCCACGACAGCGTGATCGCCAGGAAGAAGGCCGAGATGGCGAAGGGCACCCAGCCGCCCTGCGCCACTTTCGTCATCAGCGAGCTCATGTACATGCCTTCGATGGCGAGGTAGCTCAGGAAGAAGGCCCCCGCCCACACGGGCCGCACGTCCCAGATGACCACCATGACCACCGTCATGAGCGCCGTGGTGATGAGCATGACCCAGATGACGGCGACCCCGAAGGCGTGGCCGATCTCCGGCCCCCCCTGGAAGCCGACGGTGATGAGGATGCAGAGCACCATGAGCAGGTAGTTGACCTCCGGGCAGTACACCTGGCCCTCGTACCGGTCCGAGGTGTGCCGAATGGTGGCCCGCGGAAAGCAGCCGAGCGCGATGGACTGCCGGATGATGGAGAAGCTGGCCGAGATGAGCGACTGGCTCGCCACGATGGCCGCCAGCGTCGACACCACGAACATGGGCCAGAACAGCGGCCCCGGGATGCTGCTGTAGAACGCCGTGCTCAGGTCCCCCGGGTTCTTGATCAGGTACGCCGCTTGGCCGGAATATGCCAGGATCAATGACGGGAACACCAATGTCGAGAACGCCAACTGCAACACGGATAGTGTCGAGGGTCAGGCGCTGCATCATCAGTTGGTTTGAGTTGCTTCTTATATAACTAAGCTACAGTTTGCAGGGGATTGCAATGCAGTGTGTACCTGAATTGACGCCTTGTTGAAGTGACCCAAGTCAGCAAACATAGCTTCAGCACCTGATATTGTACATACAATGGTCACAAAATTCAGATTCAGTACCTTCCTTAAAATTGGGAGGCTGGAACACAGATTTCAGAAGAAGCACTGACCGGTAATGCAGAGGATGATGGCCCCGAGTTGCTCCCAGCCGACCCTGCCGTTCCGGGCGAAGTAGTAGTAGATGTAGTGCGGCGAGACAGCTTTGAGGACCGGCGGGTAGTGCACGACAATGTTGTAGAGCCCGATCATGGAGATGGACAGGAACCAGGCGATCATGATCGGCGAGAAGGAGAAGCTCACCTTGCTGGTGCCCAGCTGCTGGAAcaggaacagcagcagcaggatcaCCACCGTCAGCATCACCACGTGCTCTGCATCATGCAATTCACACCGTCAGTCCttgcatgtatgtattcagaaattcagaagagAAAGCAATCACATCTGCAAAGGATTGCAGACTGGCAACTGGATTGCTTACTCTGTTCGATCTTCGGTGATCTTGACTGGATCCCCTGAACGGCCGAAAGAACTGCACATCGATCAacagagaaaacaaagaaatcagaTTTGCATCATTGTTATTGGAGTTGGAAGGGGaaacaaattaaataaaattaagaatgtactccctctgttccaatactaaaaccacgacaagtatttaggaacagaagGAGTACATACCAGAGATGGCCGGAGTGAGGGCGCCGTCGCCCATGACCATGCAGGTGCCGAGGAGCACGATGATGGTGATGCAAGACTGCGCCGTGACGCTGCGTTCCAGGAAGCCGTGCATCCAGGACggcctcttctccttcttcttgctGTGGAACCTGAGGTTTAGGTCGGAGGGCAGCCTGGCGGCGAGCTGGGACGGCGCCGCCATGCCCCCGCCCTTGAAGCTGACGTGCTGGCGCAGCAGCGAGTAGAGCGCGAAGGTGCCGCCCTCGCCGTGGTCGTCGGCGCGGAGCACGATGAGCACGTACTTGACGAGGCTCATGAGCGTGAGCGTCCAGAGGATGAGGCTGAGGATGCCCAGGAAGTCCGTCTCCCCGGCGCCCGGCAGCACGATGGACTGGAACACGTACAGCGGCGACGTCCCCAGGTCCCCGTACACGATGCCCAGCGACTGGAACGCCAGCACCGCCGTCTGCCACGCCGTGAACTCCTGCGTGTaccgaggagaccaagagtcAATATACGCAGAAACGCATCAAGATCGATCTACCCGAGAATCGATAGCGGTACAACGGTGCAGGATCTGATCGGAAATAAGATGCATGGATATACTCGTAGTACCTGAGGTTTGCGGTGCCCCGTCCTGTAGGCATGGCTGAAGCTCAGTTCCCGGCGAGGCGCGGCGAattcgccgccggcgccgcttaTATGGCCATCCCCGGGCTCTTCGGTTTCGCCGCCGGGCGGCCGGTTCCAGGAGGACCCAGAGGACGCGATCTCCAGGATGATGTCGCCGTTCGAGTCGGCACGTCGCTCCATGGCGAGAGGCGGCCGGCCCGGCTGATGAGCTCTGCGATAGTAGCGCTAGTACTCCAAGGGTTCAGGGGCTTCAAAGAGGGAGTCGTTTAACCAGATCCCATGTATATATATCGTTTTAGAGCATCTCTTTGTTGCTTCTAAATTAGGTATCTGTGACGGTGTGTGTTTGCTATCCTACTAGGAAAGAGGTTTTTGATCCAGGCATCCGGATCGTGTCTTGCTCCTTCCGGGACTCGTTTTTGGCCGTGTTTGAATGCGTACAGATCTGCAGACGTTAATTAGGACGCGTAATCTGTATAAAAGGAAGTCCGTTCGGCTGTTTGACGTTTATAAATCCAGCAGGCAGCTTGGAATACTAGCAATTACAGTAATTGGTATAATCAAGTATGTACATATCGAACCGAATTCTGAGCCACCGTCGTGGCGGTGATGAGCAGTAGACAGTAGGGGTGTTCAAATAATAACAGTTTTAATTGTACATGCACAACACAACCACAGCTGCAacttagccaaaaaaaaaggcaaatatTTACCACTCTTCAGGGGCTTAGTCGGTTCTTAAGAATGCAAAAGACATGGATAGGAAAAATAATAGGAATATGATAGAAAACCATATGCAAAATAGAGTATTGGAAAACAAAGGAATGCAAAACAGATGAATCCAAAAATAAGCTTTGAGTGGACGTTAAAATTTCCGTGTTTTTTCCTTGAAAGAGGCCACAAAGGAAATTTTCCTCTTCCTATTCCTACATTCTTCCTCCAGTTTCCCCTTGAAACGAATAGGCCTGGATGAGAAGCAAGAGGAGGACGAacgaaggagaggaggaggaagatggagcACGGTGGAGGGGCGCCAGACTCGACTTTGGCGACCGATGAGGCGACGGAGAGCTTGATGCCCATAGTGCCTGTCATCCTCTAAGCCGAACGGTTGGATTGGTAATGAGCATCAGCGATGACCGGCTGAAGCAACggaggggggaggaggggcgtGGTGGACGGGAGATGTAAGAAAGAAGCGGAGATAGGAAAGGGGAGGAGGTTGGACGGTGAAAGGTGTAGTTGTTTGGATAGGAAGGCTCAAAGTGATGGTGTAGTACTTCGTACACGAGACATGTTGCGCTATAAGAACTACGATCAAATGATCGTATGAT
The Brachypodium distachyon strain Bd21 chromosome 2, Brachypodium_distachyon_v3.0, whole genome shotgun sequence genome window above contains:
- the LOC100830203 gene encoding potassium transporter 6, whose amino-acid sequence is MERRADSNGDIILEIASSGSSWNRPPGGETEEPGDGHISGAGGEFAAPRRELSFSHAYRTGHRKPQEFTAWQTAVLAFQSLGIVYGDLGTSPLYVFQSIVLPGAGETDFLGILSLILWTLTLMSLVKYVLIVLRADDHGEGGTFALYSLLRQHVSFKGGGMAAPSQLAARLPSDLNLRFHSKKKEKRPSWMHGFLERSVTAQSCITIIVLLGTCMVMGDGALTPAISVLSAVQGIQSRSPKIEQKHVVMLTVVILLLLFLFQQLGTSKVSFSFSPIMIAWFLSISMIGLYNIVVHYPPVLKAVSPHYIYYYFARNGRVGWEQLGAIILCITGAEAMFADLGHFNKASIQLAFSTLVFPSLILAYSGQAAYLIKNPGDLSTAFYSSIPGPLFWPMFVVSTLAAIVASQSLISASFSIIRQSIALGCFPRATIRHTSDRYEGQVYCPEVNYLLMVLCILITVGFQGGPEIGHAFGVAVIWVMLITTALMTVVMVVIWDVRPVWAGAFFLSYLAIEGMYMSSLMTKVAQGGWVPFAISAFFLAITLSWTYGRKKKSEYEASHMIAGPELASIVARCARVPGVCFFFTDLMNGVPPIVRHYAEHTGCLRELLLFVTVRTLHVRSVLPEERFLLAPPAAAADDEPLPAGVYRSVVQYGYMDKQDLEGDELLESVVAALREAAGVGGDEEAEMMELARRRGVGIVIGRTILTAGEGLGWFKRFVLELYRFLQKNFRSSCSTLKIDYAKTLQVGMKYKID